The Chthoniobacterales bacterium genome contains a region encoding:
- a CDS encoding ricin B lectin, with translation MKITSAILAVAMLFSMVSASHAYTHPCVPLSLDDLTTLKASLNQNPWKDGYAKLSSSSQSKLTYTMQGPFATVSRTPDVNLNQWKSDMQAVYNLALMWYLTGDTAYAQKSHD, from the coding sequence ATGAAAATAACCTCCGCAATCCTTGCGGTAGCCATGCTTTTCAGCATGGTCTCCGCCTCCCACGCCTACACCCATCCGTGCGTTCCGCTCTCCCTTGATGATCTGACTACTCTCAAGGCCAGCCTGAATCAGAACCCTTGGAAGGACGGCTACGCGAAGCTCTCGAGCAGTTCTCAATCCAAACTCACCTATACCATGCAAGGCCCGTTTGCGACGGTCTCCCGCACCCCTGACGTAAATCTCAACCAATGGAAGAGTGACATGCAGGCCGTGTATAATCTGGCGCTCATGTGGTATCTCACCGGCGACACCGCCTACGCCCAGAAATCGCACGACAT
- a CDS encoding YkgJ family cysteine cluster protein, protein MDADTASRLCNACGLCCNGVLFHNVRLQPAEVPQDFIQLGLHIQRKKGHHLFQQPCPAWCGSQCAIYLSRPERCRLFECRQLQRVAAGEITEAAALEKIRDVQARVLRITTWLAEAGSTSEKRPLSKRVEKILATPAFDPIAMELHQKLTREMADLDAVLDADFRLPQS, encoded by the coding sequence GTGGACGCCGACACCGCGTCCCGGCTTTGCAATGCCTGCGGCCTCTGCTGCAACGGCGTCCTCTTTCACAACGTCCGCCTGCAACCCGCCGAAGTGCCGCAGGATTTCATTCAACTTGGACTCCACATCCAGCGGAAAAAAGGCCATCATCTCTTCCAGCAACCGTGCCCCGCCTGGTGTGGCTCGCAGTGCGCCATCTATCTCTCGCGCCCCGAGCGCTGCCGGTTGTTCGAGTGCCGCCAGCTCCAGCGCGTCGCTGCCGGGGAAATCACCGAAGCCGCTGCCTTGGAAAAAATCCGCGACGTGCAAGCGCGCGTCCTCCGCATCACCACCTGGCTCGCCGAAGCCGGCAGCACCAGCGAGAAACGCCCCCTCTCCAAACGCGTCGAAAAGATCCTCGCCACACCCGCCTTCGACCCCATCGCGATGGAACTCCACCAAAAACTCACCCGCGAAATGGCAGACTTGGATGCCGTCTTGGACGCCGACTTCCGCCTTCCGCAGTCGTAG
- a CDS encoding DUF3857 domain-containing protein, whose translation MPLLFRLLFLICMGGVLPALGKEMAQEAVTFSIAPAGAWVRAVTPPKSAEKPPQGDGIDYLLVDNQENVEPRQSYYHEAHAVYSENGVQNGSSISVSFDPTYQKLTLHTLTVTRKGRTMDRLDRSRIKLYQREDEMDYFLYDGTYTAQCQLEDIRVGDVIEYAYTVDGANPVLQGHYMDLFSTNWSSPVHRALARVIYPSTRKLNFQIRNKTVEPEITTTAGKTEWVWEESEIPGRQVDGSLPTGYSPLGVVQATDFASWSEVVDWALPLYEVKPPLSSELLDEIDTLRTIPDKDRRVLAALRFVQDEVRYLGIEIGPGSHQPTHPSEVLRRRFGDCKDKTQLLGTLLRAVDIEASPALVSTGLQNEVLHRLPSAAVFNHVILRVVTPSGVHWLDATRSQQRGPLSQISIGDYDYALVLRLGETELTKYSPPPASLPKTKIVEKYRIGTVGSESFLDVTSEYRGLNAERSRSYHQEHDPAELDKQYLKYYAKRFPGIQIAKPHGYAEMPGEEGCILTEHYRIPKIWELGDTPGKYSFTVHPTDLDDAMGDAVSPQRDDPLAIGHPVNIAEEIHLEMFEDWPLNSKDRQVSNAFFHFEQHPKQQGKQVNIAYSFESLTDRVAVDDLITYNAALSQAKDHVGYVLSYTVPTPPTNRTTPDITKMNWTPLLSVGFLLIGVSVVLAKLNRATIRRGPPPLPSDYLQNYHSLEGLSGWLIVLGFGICVRPIYLLVVGGQAVSQVSKLETWNQLTTPGLGAYHPLWAPWLLFELTFNGIALVASVFIAIWFFKKRAIFPRSLIIFLSYCILGALVDYLFGLNIPAAKTSLPESAKTLGQNVFGAAIWIPYLLVSQRVKETFRF comes from the coding sequence ATGCCACTCCTTTTTCGCCTGCTCTTCCTCATTTGCATGGGCGGCGTTCTTCCCGCACTGGGGAAGGAAATGGCCCAAGAGGCAGTGACGTTTTCCATCGCGCCCGCCGGGGCTTGGGTGCGCGCGGTCACTCCGCCGAAGTCTGCGGAAAAGCCGCCGCAGGGAGACGGGATCGATTATCTGCTGGTGGACAACCAGGAAAATGTGGAGCCGCGCCAGTCGTATTATCATGAGGCGCACGCAGTTTATTCGGAAAACGGGGTGCAGAATGGCTCGTCTATCTCGGTGTCCTTCGATCCGACGTATCAGAAGCTGACGCTTCACACGCTCACGGTCACCCGCAAAGGCCGCACGATGGACCGACTGGATCGCTCGAGGATCAAGCTCTATCAGCGCGAGGACGAGATGGATTATTTCCTCTACGACGGCACTTACACGGCGCAATGCCAGCTCGAGGACATCCGCGTGGGCGATGTAATCGAGTATGCCTACACCGTCGATGGCGCAAATCCGGTGTTGCAGGGGCACTACATGGATTTGTTTTCCACGAACTGGAGCAGCCCGGTGCATCGCGCCCTGGCCCGGGTGATTTATCCTTCGACGCGGAAGCTGAATTTCCAGATACGGAACAAAACCGTCGAGCCGGAAATCACGACGACCGCAGGTAAAACGGAGTGGGTCTGGGAGGAATCCGAGATTCCCGGGCGACAGGTCGATGGCTCGCTGCCGACTGGCTACTCTCCGCTCGGGGTGGTGCAGGCGACGGATTTTGCGAGTTGGAGCGAGGTGGTGGATTGGGCGCTGCCCCTTTACGAAGTGAAGCCGCCGCTGTCGTCGGAGTTGCTGGACGAGATCGACACGCTTCGCACCATCCCGGACAAGGATCGGCGCGTGCTCGCGGCGCTGCGTTTCGTGCAGGATGAGGTGCGTTATCTGGGCATTGAAATCGGACCCGGCTCACACCAACCGACGCATCCCTCGGAGGTGCTGCGGCGGCGTTTTGGCGATTGCAAAGACAAGACGCAACTCCTCGGCACGCTTCTGCGCGCGGTGGACATCGAGGCCTCGCCAGCGCTGGTCAGCACCGGGTTACAAAACGAAGTCCTCCACCGGCTGCCGTCGGCGGCGGTCTTTAATCACGTGATCCTCCGGGTGGTGACGCCGTCCGGCGTGCACTGGCTGGATGCCACGCGTTCGCAGCAGCGCGGGCCACTTTCGCAGATTTCGATTGGAGACTACGACTACGCCTTGGTGCTGCGGCTGGGCGAGACGGAGTTGACGAAATATTCTCCCCCACCCGCGTCGCTGCCGAAGACGAAAATCGTGGAAAAGTATCGCATCGGCACAGTCGGCTCAGAGTCGTTTCTCGATGTGACGAGCGAGTATCGCGGCCTGAATGCGGAACGCAGCCGGAGCTACCACCAGGAGCACGACCCAGCCGAGCTGGACAAGCAATATCTGAAGTATTACGCGAAACGTTTTCCTGGAATCCAAATAGCCAAGCCGCATGGCTACGCCGAAATGCCCGGTGAGGAAGGCTGCATTCTCACAGAGCATTATCGCATTCCAAAGATTTGGGAGTTAGGCGACACTCCGGGGAAGTATTCCTTTACGGTTCATCCGACGGACTTGGACGACGCGATGGGCGACGCGGTGAGTCCACAGCGAGACGATCCTCTGGCGATTGGCCATCCGGTGAACATCGCAGAGGAGATTCATCTGGAAATGTTTGAGGACTGGCCGCTCAACAGCAAGGACAGGCAGGTCTCAAACGCGTTTTTCCATTTTGAGCAGCACCCTAAACAACAGGGAAAACAGGTTAACATCGCCTACTCCTTTGAGTCGCTCACCGACCGTGTGGCGGTGGACGACTTGATCACATACAACGCCGCGCTCAGCCAGGCGAAAGACCACGTGGGCTACGTGTTGAGCTATACCGTCCCCACACCGCCGACGAATCGAACGACTCCCGATATAACCAAGATGAACTGGACACCGCTCCTGAGCGTCGGTTTCCTACTTATTGGCGTGTCTGTGGTACTCGCCAAACTCAACCGGGCAACGATTCGTCGCGGCCCACCGCCCCTGCCGTCGGACTACCTCCAGAATTATCACTCACTGGAAGGGCTCAGCGGATGGCTGATCGTTCTCGGGTTCGGAATCTGTGTCCGGCCCATCTATCTGCTCGTGGTTGGAGGCCAGGCGGTGTCGCAGGTGTCCAAGCTGGAAACTTGGAATCAACTAACCACGCCTGGGCTTGGCGCGTATCATCCGCTCTGGGCACCGTGGCTGCTGTTTGAGCTGACTTTCAATGGTATCGCGCTGGTCGCCAGCGTGTTTATCGCCATCTGGTTTTTTAAAAAAAGAGCCATCTTCCCGAGGAGCCTCATCATCTTCCTGAGTTACTGCATACTGGGCGCTTTGGTGGATTATTTGTTTGGCCTGAATATCCCTGCCGCCAAGACTTCGCTGCCAGAGTCTGCCAAAACTTTGGGTCAAAACGTCTTCGGAGCCGCGATTTGGATTCCTTACCTGCTCGTCTCGCAACGCGTGAAGGAGACGTTCCGCTTCTGA
- a CDS encoding sulfate ABC transporter substrate-binding protein codes for MKKFIILTLLLALTGVAQAQVKLLNVSYDPTRELYADYNKLFAAHYKATTGQDIKIDQSHGGSGKQARAVLDGLQADVVTLALGYDIDILAEKGLVYKEWERTLPHNSSPYTSTIVFLVRKGNPKGIKDWDDLVKPGISVITPNPKTSGGARWNYLAAWAYEKEKSGGDEAKVKEFIKALYKNVPVLDTGARGSTTTFVQRGIGDVLLAWENEAYLSLKEFGSDKFEIITPSLSILAEPPVALVIKNVGKHDTLAPAREYLKYLYSDEAQDLIGKNFYRPTSEAAAAKYADKFAKLKLVTIADFGGWGKAQKTHFADGGTFDQIYEK; via the coding sequence ATGAAAAAATTCATTATCCTAACCCTTCTACTCGCCCTCACCGGGGTGGCGCAGGCGCAGGTTAAACTCCTGAACGTCTCCTACGATCCCACCCGCGAACTCTACGCGGACTACAACAAACTCTTCGCCGCGCATTACAAGGCGACCACCGGCCAGGACATCAAGATCGATCAGTCGCACGGCGGTTCCGGCAAGCAGGCCCGCGCCGTTCTCGACGGTCTCCAAGCCGACGTCGTCACCCTCGCGCTCGGCTACGACATCGACATCCTCGCAGAAAAAGGTCTCGTCTATAAAGAGTGGGAGCGCACCCTGCCGCACAACAGCTCGCCCTACACCTCGACGATTGTTTTCCTCGTTCGGAAAGGTAATCCGAAGGGCATCAAAGACTGGGACGACCTTGTGAAACCCGGAATTTCCGTCATCACGCCCAACCCGAAAACTTCTGGTGGCGCGCGCTGGAACTACCTCGCGGCCTGGGCTTATGAGAAAGAAAAATCCGGCGGCGACGAGGCCAAAGTGAAGGAGTTCATCAAGGCTCTCTACAAAAACGTGCCCGTGCTCGACACCGGCGCGCGCGGCTCGACGACCACGTTTGTCCAGCGCGGGATTGGCGACGTTTTGCTCGCCTGGGAAAACGAGGCCTATCTGTCATTGAAGGAATTCGGCAGCGACAAGTTTGAGATTATCACCCCATCACTTAGCATCCTCGCCGAGCCGCCCGTGGCCTTGGTCATCAAAAATGTTGGCAAGCACGACACTCTGGCTCCGGCTCGTGAGTATTTGAAATATCTCTACTCCGACGAGGCGCAGGATCTGATCGGTAAAAACTTCTACCGCCCAACCTCCGAAGCCGCCGCAGCAAAATACGCTGACAAGTTTGCCAAGCTCAAGCTCGTCACCATCGCCGACTTCGGCGGCTGGGGGAAGGCTCAGAAAACCCACTTTGCCGACGGTGGGACTTTCGATCAGATCTACGAAAAGTAA
- a CDS encoding putative porin translates to MKRKLIPLIAINLLAGGIASIHAQDSGPLIDKLVQKGILNDQEAEDLRADLVKDYQTTSAGKLNISSPVTELKLYGDGRFRYQYDDQQTQTAGADHVTQRSFFRYRLRLNADFKLTNNFFGGVQIETGQAADGANETVQPAYTDSAIFINRLFLGVNIGDWGTLVAGKQKNPFYTTDLVWDPDISPYGLTESVALDKVFSSSGSAGQETAGYGKDGKRIVSYTAGTSGSDWGNFKLSLVAGQFVYDTNNNEAAVNGDAKNDAYQFVAQLVGSYTFENKTSITFAPGFIIYNAADVGGDGSATAIQANNTTPFTGAVGRIDANNDGIADFTTDPVTGAITVSTGSVSGETRDLAIVTAPGEIKFPIGSLQGRFYWDFAYNTAGHKRYDDVYGFGLQIPTGSGLVTPVATTQQRSFTDQDALAWLAGFEIGAGKGKGAWTLFANYRETGLASVDPNLNDSDFAGGKLNTRGFKFGTTYGITDAVSLALTGFVTYNLDDNLSDQFGLANRNTYNAVQVDLNFKF, encoded by the coding sequence ATGAAACGTAAACTCATCCCACTCATCGCCATTAACTTGCTGGCCGGCGGCATTGCCTCCATCCATGCACAAGACAGCGGTCCACTCATCGACAAACTCGTCCAGAAAGGCATCCTCAATGATCAGGAAGCCGAGGACTTGCGCGCGGATCTTGTGAAAGATTATCAGACCACCTCCGCTGGAAAACTGAACATCTCCAGTCCGGTGACCGAGCTCAAACTCTATGGCGACGGACGTTTTCGTTATCAGTATGACGACCAGCAAACCCAGACCGCGGGTGCGGATCATGTCACGCAACGCAGCTTTTTCCGTTATCGCCTGCGCTTGAATGCCGACTTCAAATTGACGAACAACTTCTTCGGCGGCGTCCAGATCGAGACCGGTCAGGCGGCAGACGGAGCCAATGAAACTGTACAGCCAGCATACACCGATTCCGCGATCTTCATCAATCGTCTCTTCCTCGGCGTGAACATCGGCGACTGGGGCACCTTGGTTGCAGGCAAGCAGAAAAATCCCTTCTACACCACCGACCTCGTCTGGGACCCAGACATTAGCCCTTACGGCCTGACCGAGTCCGTCGCATTGGATAAAGTCTTTAGCTCCAGCGGTTCCGCAGGACAGGAAACCGCCGGCTACGGCAAGGACGGCAAGCGCATCGTAAGCTACACGGCTGGCACTTCGGGCAGCGACTGGGGCAACTTCAAGCTCTCCCTCGTAGCGGGTCAATTCGTCTATGACACGAACAACAACGAGGCCGCCGTCAATGGCGACGCCAAGAACGACGCCTACCAATTCGTCGCGCAGCTCGTGGGCAGCTACACCTTTGAGAACAAGACCTCGATCACCTTCGCTCCGGGCTTCATCATCTATAACGCGGCCGACGTGGGCGGTGATGGCAGCGCCACCGCCATTCAGGCGAACAACACCACGCCATTCACCGGAGCTGTGGGTCGCATCGATGCGAACAACGACGGCATCGCCGACTTCACCACGGACCCCGTCACGGGTGCGATTACCGTTTCCACGGGTTCCGTCTCGGGGGAAACGCGTGATCTGGCCATCGTCACCGCCCCGGGCGAGATCAAATTCCCGATCGGCTCACTCCAAGGCCGGTTCTATTGGGACTTCGCCTACAACACCGCGGGCCACAAACGTTATGATGATGTCTATGGCTTCGGCTTGCAGATCCCGACCGGCTCTGGTCTGGTGACTCCCGTTGCGACAACCCAGCAGCGGAGCTTTACCGATCAGGACGCGCTCGCCTGGCTGGCTGGCTTTGAAATCGGTGCGGGCAAAGGCAAGGGCGCCTGGACGCTCTTCGCAAATTACCGCGAAACCGGCCTCGCCTCAGTCGATCCCAACCTGAACGACTCCGACTTCGCTGGCGGCAAACTCAACACCCGCGGCTTCAAATTTGGCACGACCTACGGCATCACCGACGCCGTATCCCTCGCGCTCACCGGCTTCGTCACCTACAACCTCGACGACAACCTGTCCGATCAGTTCGGACTCGCCAATCGCAACACCTACAACGCCGTGCAAGTCGATCTCAACTTTAAGTTCTAA
- a CDS encoding DUF4159 domain-containing protein has product MNWKIFTLVLLTVFTSGRAADMDQLRGDSVGWARLKTSSPHWMRHSTGDPLLMRFFRENTTLNIAPNWETADVENLEEMCAYPFLFTQGIHTVRSATAQHNIGEYIRRGGFLLIDACINHDVTPSVDGFYDDQVRALAVILPEAHVVSLPNNHPIYDAFFHIPGGPPHTNVTYEWVRRGLYGIEWNSRLVGVISFSGLQCGWDGMEETRTSRRDSMRMLVNIYVYAMLRTQ; this is encoded by the coding sequence ATGAACTGGAAGATTTTCACTTTGGTTTTGCTGACGGTTTTCACGAGTGGCCGTGCGGCGGACATGGATCAGTTGCGAGGCGACAGCGTGGGTTGGGCCCGGCTAAAAACGTCGAGTCCGCATTGGATGCGTCATTCCACTGGCGACCCGCTGCTGATGCGGTTTTTTCGGGAGAACACGACGCTGAACATCGCCCCAAACTGGGAGACGGCCGATGTCGAGAACCTCGAGGAAATGTGTGCCTACCCATTTCTTTTCACGCAGGGGATTCACACCGTCCGGTCAGCCACCGCGCAGCACAACATCGGCGAATACATTCGGCGCGGCGGCTTTCTGCTGATCGACGCCTGCATCAATCACGATGTGACTCCCTCCGTGGACGGGTTTTATGACGATCAAGTCCGCGCGCTCGCGGTGATTCTTCCCGAGGCGCACGTGGTATCGCTGCCGAATAATCACCCGATTTACGATGCTTTTTTCCACATTCCAGGCGGACCGCCGCACACGAACGTGACTTACGAATGGGTGCGTCGCGGACTCTACGGAATCGAATGGAACTCACGTCTGGTCGGCGTGATCAGTTTCAGCGGTTTGCAATGTGGCTGGGATGGAATGGAGGAGACCCGGACGTCGCGCCGGGACAGCATGCGGATGCTGGTGAACATCTACGTTTACGCGATGCTGCGGACGCAATAA
- a CDS encoding VWA domain-containing protein, translated as MVSEAKPAGCAPTVLRSTRSPAIWRNGGRADELAFSRIFGGRTLGGLPIALHFLRSRPKAIVRFSTLRFLGPSAVRDTNRHRLMRWLTLALRCLILGLLAAAFARPFWQDARTTHGRVMVIAMDNSMSMQAGERWSQGRAWALDQLGELHPGDQAGVLLMHPNPSWLVPVTENLSAVGSALIDAKPGFEKTHYSEALRMAAKALEAHPAESKTLIWVADEQRLGWMGADLKKPLPNGIQLRFSPMPRESTSQAAITAVEKSSAAGRDELRVTVKLFEPEEQSRRLTISSGKQLIATQKISLQKGENRIVVPLPKSPVDGWHVALDDDDLAADNTFWLARADPHASPVLLDSTSGTDFLEHALNSTKRLGAGAMAPGKLPAAEWPAGAVVILRGSDAFRDPARLNHFADAGGALWIFLDGSPEQTAWLKARGIQVTARPETEIPGHLQDWDPEHPILTAFAGDSLVPLLEVEFKRGFNLSGDALSAVANWSDGVMALASCNDHGRRIFLAGFSLDRESTNWTTQPSFVPFVHQTVRWLGSFGGTRADWRVGSSIPIAGEGTWTAIDGPVSQPPRPVNGSVRAEVPGLYEFVSGSTRRVFAVNVPAEESDLAPWPNIGQLASMQSTEPAKPQSTQSTVLPVSSEIAENQQRLWWWLLALCGAALLAELALANRTSM; from the coding sequence GTGGTGTCGGAGGCGAAACCTGCCGGCTGCGCACCGACCGTACTCCGATCGACGCGCTCGCCAGCTATCTGGCGCAACGGAGGCCGCGCCGATGAACTGGCTTTTTCCCGGATTTTTGGCGGGCGGACTCTTGGTGGGCTGCCCATCGCGCTGCATTTTCTGCGCAGCCGGCCCAAGGCTATTGTGCGCTTTTCCACGCTGCGTTTTCTCGGCCCGAGCGCCGTCCGCGATACGAATCGTCACCGGCTCATGCGCTGGCTCACGCTAGCTTTGCGCTGCCTCATTCTCGGTCTGCTCGCGGCCGCGTTTGCCCGGCCATTTTGGCAGGATGCGCGCACGACTCATGGACGGGTGATGGTGATCGCCATGGATAATTCCATGAGCATGCAGGCGGGCGAGCGCTGGAGTCAGGGCCGCGCCTGGGCGCTCGATCAACTCGGCGAACTCCATCCCGGCGATCAGGCGGGCGTCCTCCTGATGCATCCGAATCCGAGCTGGCTCGTGCCGGTGACGGAGAATCTCAGCGCTGTGGGTTCGGCCTTGATTGATGCCAAGCCCGGGTTCGAGAAAACGCATTATTCCGAGGCATTGCGGATGGCGGCGAAGGCATTGGAGGCGCACCCAGCGGAATCGAAAACACTCATCTGGGTGGCCGACGAGCAGCGCCTCGGTTGGATGGGCGCGGACCTAAAAAAGCCGCTGCCGAATGGAATCCAACTCCGCTTTTCGCCAATGCCGCGGGAGTCCACGAGTCAGGCCGCGATCACTGCGGTGGAAAAAAGTTCGGCGGCAGGCCGGGACGAGTTGCGGGTGACTGTGAAACTTTTCGAGCCGGAAGAGCAGTCACGGCGGCTCACGATTTCCTCGGGAAAACAGTTGATCGCGACCCAAAAAATCTCGCTCCAGAAAGGCGAAAACAGAATCGTCGTTCCCTTGCCGAAATCGCCCGTGGATGGATGGCACGTGGCGCTCGATGACGACGATCTGGCCGCCGACAACACCTTCTGGCTGGCCCGCGCTGATCCCCATGCAAGTCCCGTTCTGCTCGATTCCACCAGCGGCACCGACTTCCTCGAACACGCGCTCAACTCCACGAAACGCCTCGGTGCGGGCGCGATGGCTCCTGGCAAATTACCCGCCGCAGAATGGCCCGCCGGGGCGGTCGTCATCTTGCGCGGCAGCGACGCTTTTCGCGATCCGGCGCGGCTGAATCATTTCGCGGATGCCGGTGGTGCGCTCTGGATTTTTCTCGATGGCTCGCCCGAGCAGACGGCTTGGCTGAAGGCCCGCGGCATCCAAGTCACGGCTCGTCCCGAGACGGAAATTCCGGGGCATTTGCAGGACTGGGACCCGGAGCATCCGATTCTCACCGCCTTCGCCGGGGACAGTCTGGTTCCGCTGCTGGAGGTGGAGTTCAAGCGCGGGTTTAATCTCAGCGGCGACGCGTTGTCCGCAGTGGCGAACTGGTCTGACGGCGTGATGGCGCTGGCCTCCTGCAACGACCACGGACGCCGCATTTTTCTGGCTGGTTTTTCATTGGACCGCGAGTCCACCAACTGGACGACGCAGCCATCGTTTGTGCCGTTCGTTCACCAGACCGTGCGCTGGCTGGGTTCGTTCGGCGGCACGCGCGCAGACTGGCGGGTCGGGAGTTCCATTCCAATCGCGGGTGAGGGGACCTGGACTGCCATCGACGGGCCCGTTTCGCAGCCGCCGCGTCCGGTAAATGGGAGCGTGCGAGCCGAGGTGCCGGGGCTCTATGAATTTGTCAGTGGCTCCACGCGGCGCGTCTTTGCGGTGAATGTTCCCGCTGAAGAATCTGATCTCGCTCCATGGCCGAACATTGGCCAGCTCGCCAGTATGCAATCCACCGAACCGGCGAAACCGCAGTCCACTCAAAGTACCGTTTTGCCCGTGAGCAGCGAGATCGCCGAGAACCAGCAGCGCCTCTGGTGGTGGCTGCTCGCCCTCTGCGGAGCCGCCCTGCTTGCCGAACTCGCCCTCGCCAATCGCACCTCAATGTAA
- a CDS encoding DUF58 domain-containing protein — MPAQPPPLPHFSAAVRGTRRPPPLPNEVPLQSLPPLDLKLLAELPTLELQARYMMQGFLSGKHRSPQKGSSVEFAEYRDYQLGDDLRRVDWRLYGRTDRLHIKQYEEETQLRVFLVLDTSGSMDFSTQPGLLRKVEYARIVLAAIGLLAQRQGDAFGLGLAGTELSDFMRARSSVPHWRSFVGRLEVVKTGGKTALAKSLEDLAEVIPARSMVVIASDFYEEPALLAAALRRLRYDHHETIGLHVLDPQEVDFDFTAGGKFTDAETGAELKLDAPSVRKGYLERFGAFCTDLDELFRGVGGETCRLRTDRTPIDALASYLAQRRPRR; from the coding sequence ATGCCCGCGCAACCTCCACCGCTGCCGCATTTTAGCGCTGCCGTCCGGGGCACGCGCAGGCCGCCGCCGTTGCCGAATGAGGTGCCGCTCCAGTCGTTGCCGCCATTGGATTTGAAGCTGCTGGCCGAGTTGCCCACGCTCGAATTGCAGGCGCGTTATATGATGCAGGGTTTCCTAAGTGGGAAACATCGCAGCCCGCAGAAAGGCTCGTCGGTCGAGTTTGCGGAATATCGCGATTACCAGCTCGGCGACGATTTGCGCCGGGTGGACTGGCGGCTCTATGGCCGGACGGATCGGCTGCACATCAAGCAATACGAGGAGGAAACGCAGTTGCGCGTATTCCTAGTGCTCGACACCAGCGGCTCAATGGATTTTTCCACCCAGCCCGGCCTGCTGCGCAAAGTGGAATACGCCCGGATCGTCCTCGCTGCGATCGGACTTCTGGCCCAGCGCCAGGGCGACGCTTTTGGCCTGGGGCTGGCGGGCACGGAGCTGAGCGATTTCATGCGCGCCCGTTCTTCCGTGCCGCACTGGCGGTCCTTCGTGGGTCGCTTGGAAGTCGTCAAAACGGGTGGGAAAACCGCCCTCGCCAAGTCCCTCGAGGATCTCGCCGAAGTCATCCCGGCACGCTCGATGGTGGTGATCGCCAGTGATTTCTACGAGGAGCCTGCGCTGCTGGCCGCGGCCCTGCGACGATTGCGCTACGATCATCACGAAACCATCGGCCTGCACGTGCTCGACCCGCAGGAAGTGGACTTCGATTTCACTGCCGGCGGGAAATTTACTGACGCCGAAACCGGGGCCGAGTTGAAGCTCGATGCGCCGTCGGTTCGGAAAGGTTACCTGGAACGTTTCGGTGCATTTTGCACCGACCTCGACGAGCTGTTTCGTGGTGTCGGAGGCGAAACCTGCCGGCTGCGCACCGACCGTACTCCGATCGACGCGCTCGCCAGCTATCTGGCGCAACGGAGGCCGCGCCGATGA
- a CDS encoding MoxR family ATPase encodes MSQATEADIEILRTVPERYRQLTEQLGKRIIGQEEIIRDLFVALSVQGHVLMIGVPGLAKTLLVRCLGEILDLPFQRIQFTPDLMPSDITGTEILEEKDGGQRQFRFVPGPIFASLLLADEINRTPPKTQAALLEAMQERRVTVAGRTYDLPAPFFVLATQNPIEQEGTYPLPEAQLDRFMFNLQVGYPSHAEEVRILLETTSDSEATLQKVWTGPEMLALQKAVRQVPVAPSVAQYAVSLVQATRAGENGVPDFVKRYVQWGAGPRASQYLALAGKGFAVLDGRFNVAKEDIQRAAKLVLRHRLITNYRAEADGQTVDTIIDKLLQTVR; translated from the coding sequence ATGAGCCAAGCCACTGAAGCCGACATCGAAATCCTGCGCACCGTCCCGGAGCGTTATCGCCAGCTAACCGAGCAACTCGGCAAACGCATCATCGGCCAGGAGGAAATCATTCGCGACCTCTTCGTCGCCCTCTCGGTGCAAGGCCACGTCCTCATGATCGGCGTTCCGGGCTTGGCCAAAACGCTTCTCGTACGCTGCCTCGGCGAGATCCTCGACCTGCCATTTCAGCGCATCCAATTCACGCCCGACCTCATGCCAAGTGACATCACGGGCACGGAAATTCTTGAGGAAAAAGACGGCGGCCAGCGTCAGTTCCGGTTCGTTCCGGGACCGATTTTTGCGAGCCTGCTGCTGGCCGATGAGATCAATCGAACTCCGCCCAAAACGCAGGCGGCTTTGCTCGAGGCGATGCAGGAACGCCGCGTGACCGTGGCCGGTCGCACCTACGATCTGCCTGCGCCATTCTTCGTTTTGGCCACGCAAAATCCCATCGAGCAGGAGGGCACATATCCGCTGCCCGAGGCCCAGCTCGACCGGTTTATGTTTAACCTCCAGGTCGGCTACCCGTCGCACGCCGAGGAGGTGCGCATCCTGCTGGAAACGACCAGCGACTCCGAAGCGACTCTGCAAAAAGTCTGGACCGGACCCGAGATGCTGGCTCTCCAAAAAGCCGTCCGCCAGGTGCCGGTCGCGCCGTCGGTCGCACAATATGCCGTGTCGCTCGTGCAGGCCACCCGCGCCGGGGAAAACGGCGTTCCCGATTTTGTGAAACGCTACGTGCAATGGGGCGCGGGTCCGCGCGCGTCGCAATATCTGGCGCTGGCGGGGAAAGGGTTCGCCGTGCTCGACGGGCGTTTCAACGTCGCCAAAGAGGACATTCAGCGCGCCGCCAAGCTCGTCCTGCGCCATCGCCTGATCACAAATTATCGCGCCGAGGCCGATGGCCAGACCGTGGACACGATCATCGACAAGCTGCTGCAAACTGTCCGCTAG